One region of Polaribacter pectinis genomic DNA includes:
- a CDS encoding translocation/assembly module TamB domain-containing protein, translated as MSTKKREKRKYRFLRRALRVFLGVVVFLLLLVLFVRSSWGQSIIVQKGVNYVSEKTKTKVVVEKMFLTFNGNLQLEGLYLEDKKGDTLIYSKSLEANLPLWSIIRGDAIGVDDLKWKGLRANIIRKDTFSSYNFQFLIDAFTSKKTNSVEDKSTSEPLDIIIGNLNLEDINVDFKDDVLAIDSKFKIGSLDASMESLNLEKMIFKTHDISLSDADVKFIQNPVTIALPVEEVPLPTFSAESITIKNTKAYYKSEVDNILADANIKDFYTEIPELNLKNKTFNLNKIRLKNSAILMKMKTVENTVVSSSTNTTNVIWPEIAIKINDLNLENNNIKYFVNDAIVQKNVFNPNAISLQNLNLKVTDVYLKDQKGGLELKKFNFIEQSGIHLNSLSLNAEITDKNLEVSNFDIAINKNKITGFTRADYLSLSQLISSPEKTNVQLKISSFKLWLEEVFRFQPNLKKQEYLRKLSAKKITGNLNLKGSLADVKILGTNINWGNSTAVSLNGTIKNVTKPDILQLNLTSFKAETKRTDLLQIVDEKQLNIHLPEEILVTGSANGTLKNISLDGKITTTQGVARIKGGFKNKDILNYNLALNVEDYNVGELLMNPKLGNLSLTVNSEGSGKSINNLDATLKANISKFQLGKYAVKDLKIEGDIKNGKGNLTSKYKDENLNLDLNTYVVLDSVATEADINLNVIGADLEGLGFMNRKVKTGLELDLDFKGNSKKYAIKSNIKNGVVVYNNRTYLLGPVNAKVYVDKDTTALSVKNKMIDLNLESNTDPQSFSKAIQRHVFSYFYRDEKISDSIKNPVNLKLKAKISQTPLIKEVFLVNVKDLDTINLSVDFKELDRKLVANITAPHVNYSGNELDSLAFSMNTDKENFNFNLGFRNITAGPLDIPKTIITGNQNNNELSLNFLGFHQGEKLMNVNTKITGDRNKLRFTVDKDSLVLNSGKWNIPENNEVILTKNKLAFTDFKITKGNQSIEITDRLPNIKKNHIAINYNNFEISEVFNYLNPKQEITTGILNGDFVLEEPFTDTGIIADLNVSQLKVLKTPLGKLTLDAKSLGNSKYDFKAKLNGGDIDLDVNGDYYVSNTVANLDLDLIINEFKMKALNTLSLGEIKETSGSFSGEFKVTGTVAEPKYKGNLKFTNADFNITKLNTKFTLKDETLNIDNSGLTMSNFTILDAKKNPLILSGKINTKSFINPTFNLDLKANNFRVLNATKEDNPSLYGKASFNANAKLTGDLQVPKLNAKITLGADTDVNYVMPSTYANVEERDGVVKFVNRKNPNAILTQTEEQEAIITGFDIKSQLKIGKEAVVNIIINKDTGDNFKVSGEGDFIFTMFPNGRLSLTGVYQISDGHYELNLYNLVNRKFLLASGSRISWAGDPFDAKLDIRAIYQLETSASSLMASQISGEDSSVKNKYKQVLPFNVYLNIDGELLQPKISFNLDMPENDRGAIGGQVYGRVQQVNQQEDELNRQVFSLLVLNRFYPDSGSDGSSGGFATIARDNLNDAVSGQLNAFSDKILGGSGLELDFGLNSFTDYQGEAPTDRTQLDIAAQKKLFKDRLIVRVGSEVDIQGSSANGEKTPLIGNVSLEYKITEDGRYRIKGFRKSEFENVIDGQTIVSGIALIFTKEFNEFKELWNSILKSEKDKDDKLKADKKAAEEKGKKQEEAVIKSLEKKKN; from the coding sequence ATGTCAACTAAAAAAAGAGAAAAGAGAAAATATCGGTTTTTAAGAAGAGCTTTAAGGGTTTTCCTAGGAGTTGTAGTTTTTCTATTACTCCTTGTTCTTTTTGTGAGAAGTTCTTGGGGGCAAAGCATTATTGTACAAAAAGGAGTAAATTATGTTTCTGAAAAAACTAAAACTAAAGTTGTTGTAGAAAAAATGTTTCTTACTTTTAACGGAAACTTGCAATTAGAAGGTTTGTATTTAGAAGATAAAAAAGGAGATACCTTAATTTATTCTAAATCTTTAGAAGCTAATTTACCTCTTTGGTCTATAATAAGAGGAGACGCAATAGGTGTAGATGATTTAAAATGGAAGGGTTTAAGAGCTAATATTATAAGAAAAGACACCTTTTCTAGTTATAATTTTCAATTTCTAATTGATGCTTTTACTTCAAAAAAAACGAATTCAGTTGAAGATAAATCCACTTCAGAACCATTAGATATTATCATTGGAAATCTAAATTTAGAAGATATTAATGTAGATTTTAAAGATGATGTTTTAGCTATAGATAGCAAATTTAAAATTGGTTCTTTGGATGCAAGTATGGAATCTCTAAATCTTGAAAAAATGATTTTTAAGACACATGATATTTCGCTTTCTGATGCTGATGTTAAGTTTATTCAAAATCCAGTTACAATAGCATTACCAGTTGAAGAAGTTCCGCTACCGACTTTTTCTGCCGAAAGTATTACCATAAAAAATACAAAAGCATATTATAAATCTGAAGTAGATAATATCCTTGCAGATGCAAACATTAAAGATTTTTATACAGAAATTCCTGAATTAAATTTAAAAAACAAAACCTTCAATTTAAACAAAATAAGGTTGAAAAATTCGGCAATTTTAATGAAAATGAAAACTGTTGAAAATACAGTAGTTTCATCATCAACAAATACAACAAATGTAATTTGGCCAGAGATAGCTATTAAAATAAACGATTTAAATTTAGAAAATAATAATATTAAATATTTTGTAAATGATGCTATAGTGCAGAAGAATGTGTTTAACCCGAATGCAATATCATTACAAAATTTAAACTTAAAAGTTACAGATGTTTACCTTAAAGACCAAAAAGGTGGTTTAGAACTTAAAAAGTTTAATTTTATAGAGCAGTCTGGTATTCACTTAAATTCACTTTCTTTAAATGCAGAAATTACGGATAAAAATTTGGAGGTTTCAAATTTTGATATTGCAATAAATAAAAATAAAATTACAGGTTTTACAAGAGCAGATTACCTATCTCTTTCTCAATTAATTTCTTCGCCAGAAAAGACAAATGTTCAGCTAAAAATTTCTTCTTTTAAACTTTGGTTAGAAGAAGTTTTTAGGTTTCAGCCAAATTTAAAAAAGCAAGAGTATTTAAGGAAATTAAGCGCAAAAAAAATTACTGGGAATCTAAATCTAAAGGGTTCTTTAGCAGATGTAAAAATATTAGGGACTAACATAAATTGGGGAAATTCTACTGCAGTTTCTTTAAACGGAACCATAAAAAATGTAACTAAACCTGATATACTTCAACTAAATTTAACAAGTTTTAAAGCAGAAACTAAACGTACAGACCTTTTACAAATAGTAGATGAAAAGCAATTAAATATTCATTTACCAGAAGAAATTTTAGTTACTGGAAGTGCAAACGGAACTTTAAAAAATATAAGTTTAGATGGTAAAATTACCACAACACAAGGTGTAGCAAGAATTAAAGGAGGATTTAAAAATAAAGATATATTAAATTACAATCTAGCTTTAAATGTAGAAGATTACAATGTTGGAGAACTTTTAATGAATCCTAAATTAGGTAATTTAAGTCTTACTGTAAATTCTGAAGGAAGTGGAAAAAGCATTAATAATTTAGATGCTACCTTAAAGGCAAATATTTCTAAATTTCAGTTAGGCAAATATGCTGTAAAAGATTTAAAAATTGAAGGCGATATTAAAAACGGAAAAGGAAATCTTACTTCCAAATATAAAGATGAAAACCTAAATTTAGACCTAAATACTTATGTTGTTTTAGACTCTGTTGCTACAGAGGCAGACATTAATCTAAATGTAATTGGAGCAGATTTAGAAGGTTTAGGTTTTATGAATCGTAAAGTAAAAACTGGGTTAGAACTTGATTTAGATTTTAAAGGAAACTCAAAAAAATATGCTATAAAAAGTAATATTAAAAACGGAGTAGTAGTATATAATAATAGAACCTATTTATTGGGGCCTGTAAATGCAAAAGTCTACGTAGATAAAGATACAACTGCACTTTCGGTTAAAAATAAAATGATAGATTTAAATTTAGAATCTAACACAGATCCGCAGTCATTTAGTAAAGCTATACAACGCCATGTTTTTAGTTATTTTTATAGGGACGAAAAAATTTCTGATTCTATTAAAAACCCAGTTAATTTAAAATTAAAAGCTAAAATTTCTCAAACACCCTTAATAAAAGAAGTCTTTTTGGTAAATGTTAAAGATTTAGACACTATTAACCTTTCTGTAGATTTTAAAGAATTAGATAGAAAATTAGTAGCAAATATTACTGCACCGCATGTAAATTATAGCGGTAATGAGTTAGATAGTTTGGCTTTTTCTATGAATACAGATAAAGAGAATTTCAACTTTAATTTAGGGTTTAGAAACATTACAGCTGGTCCTTTAGATATCCCAAAAACTATAATTACCGGAAACCAAAATAACAACGAATTGTCTCTTAATTTTTTAGGTTTTCATCAAGGTGAAAAATTGATGAATGTAAACACAAAAATTACTGGAGATAGAAACAAATTAAGGTTTACTGTAGATAAAGATAGCTTGGTTTTAAATAGTGGAAAATGGAATATTCCAGAAAATAACGAAGTAATTCTAACCAAAAATAAGCTCGCTTTTACCGATTTTAAAATAACTAAAGGCAATCAATCAATAGAAATTACAGACAGATTACCAAATATTAAAAAAAATCACATTGCAATAAATTATAATAATTTTGAAATAAGTGAAGTTTTCAACTATTTAAATCCGAAGCAAGAAATTACTACCGGAATTTTAAATGGAGATTTTGTTTTAGAAGAACCATTTACAGATACTGGTATTATTGCAGACTTAAATGTTAGTCAACTAAAAGTATTAAAAACTCCTTTAGGTAAACTAACTTTAGATGCAAAATCTTTAGGAAATAGCAAATACGATTTTAAAGCAAAATTAAATGGAGGTGATATAGATTTAGATGTAAATGGAGATTATTATGTTAGTAATACTGTTGCCAATTTAGACTTAGATTTAATAATTAATGAGTTTAAAATGAAAGCTTTAAATACACTCTCATTAGGCGAAATAAAAGAAACTTCTGGAAGTTTTTCAGGAGAATTTAAAGTAACAGGTACAGTTGCAGAACCAAAATATAAAGGAAATTTAAAGTTTACCAATGCAGATTTTAATATTACTAAATTAAATACAAAATTTACATTAAAAGACGAGACTTTAAACATCGATAATAGTGGTTTAACAATGTCTAATTTTACCATTTTAGATGCTAAAAAGAATCCACTAATACTTTCAGGAAAAATCAATACAAAAAGTTTTATAAATCCAACTTTCAACCTAGATTTAAAAGCAAATAATTTTAGAGTGCTAAATGCAACTAAAGAAGACAACCCTTCATTGTATGGTAAAGCTTCTTTTAATGCTAATGCAAAATTAACTGGAGATTTACAAGTGCCAAAATTAAATGCCAAAATTACATTGGGTGCAGATACAGATGTAAACTATGTAATGCCCTCTACTTATGCTAATGTAGAAGAGAGAGATGGAGTTGTAAAATTTGTAAATAGAAAGAATCCAAACGCAATTCTAACACAAACAGAAGAACAAGAAGCTATAATTACTGGTTTCGATATTAAAAGTCAATTAAAAATTGGTAAAGAAGCTGTTGTTAACATAATTATAAATAAAGATACTGGAGATAATTTTAAAGTTTCTGGAGAAGGAGATTTTATTTTTACAATGTTTCCTAATGGGCGTTTGTCTTTAACAGGAGTTTACCAAATTTCTGATGGACATTACGAACTCAATTTATACAATTTAGTAAACAGAAAATTTTTACTAGCTTCAGGAAGTCGTATTTCTTGGGCTGGGGATCCTTTCGATGCAAAATTAGATATAAGAGCAATTTATCAATTAGAAACTTCTGCTTCATCTTTAATGGCTTCGCAAATTTCTGGAGAAGATTCATCCGTAAAAAATAAATACAAACAAGTGTTACCATTTAATGTGTACTTGAATATTGATGGAGAATTGTTACAGCCCAAAATATCTTTTAATTTAGATATGCCAGAAAATGACAGAGGTGCAATTGGTGGGCAAGTTTATGGACGAGTTCAACAAGTAAACCAACAAGAAGATGAGTTAAATAGACAAGTTTTCTCATTGTTAGTTTTAAATAGGTTCTACCCAGATTCTGGTAGCGATGGAAGTTCTGGAGGTTTTGCTACCATTGCAAGAGACAATTTAAATGATGCAGTTTCTGGGCAATTAAATGCTTTTTCTGATAAAATTTTAGGTGGCTCTGGGTTAGAATTAGATTTCGGTTTAAATAGTTTTACAGACTATCAAGGAGAAGCTCCAACAGACAGAACTCAACTAGATATAGCTGCACAAAAAAAACTATTTAAAGACAGGTTAATTGTTAGAGTAGGTAGTGAAGTAGATATACAAGGTAGTAGTGCAAACGGAGAAAAAACACCATTAATAGGTAATGTAAGTTTAGAATATAAAATTACTGAAGACGGCAGATACAGAATAAAAGGTTTTAGAAAAAGCGAGTTCGAAAATGTAATAGATGGACAAACAATAGTTAGCGGAATTGCTTTAATTTTTACCAAAGAATTTAATGAGTTTAAGGAACTTTGGAACTCTATTTTAAAGTCTGAAAAAGATAAAGATGATAAACTGAAAGCCGATAAAAAAGCTGCTGAAGAAAAAGGGAAAAAGCAAGAAGAAGCTGTTATAAAAAGTTTAGAAAAGAAAAAGAATTAA